A single genomic interval of Mustela nigripes isolate SB6536 chromosome 7, MUSNIG.SB6536, whole genome shotgun sequence harbors:
- the KCNS1 gene encoding potassium voltage-gated channel subfamily S member 1 produces the protein MVSESPGPGARVPWRRSDEALRVNVGGLRRRLSARALARFPGTRLGRLQAAASEEQARRLCDDYDAAAREFYFDRHPGFFLGLLHFYRTGRLHVLDELCVFAFGQEADYWGLGESALAACCRARYLERRVARPRDWDEDSDTPSSVDPCPDEISDVQRELARYGAARCGRLRRRLWLTMENPGYSLPSKLFSCVSIGVVLASIAAMCIHSLPEYQAREAAAAVAAVAAGQGPDGVRDDPVLRHLEYFCIAWFSFEVSSRLLLAPSTRNFFCHPLNLIDIVSVLPFYLTLLAGVALGNQRGASGEDLGDLGKVVQVFRLMRIFRVLKLARHSTGLRSLGATLKHSYREVGILLLYLAVGVSVFSGVAYTAEKEEDVGFDTIPACWWWGTVSMTTVGYGDVVPVTVAGKLAASGCILGGILVVALPITIIFNKFSHFYRRQKALEAAVRNSDPREFEDLQSSVDGVSEVSLETSRETSQEGRSTDLEAQAPRGPTDSQVC, from the exons ATGGTGAGCGAGTCCCCGGGGCCCGGCGCCCGCGTGCCCTGGCGGCGGAGCGACGAGGCGCTGCGCGTGAACGTGGGCGGCTTGCGGCGGCGGCTGAGCGCACGGGCACTGGCGCGCTTCCCGGGCACGCGGCTGGGCCGCCTGCAGGCGGCGGCGTCCGAGGAGCAGGCGCGGCGCCTGTGCGACGACTACGACGCGGCGGCGCGCGAGTTCTACTTCGACCGGCACCCGGGCTTCTTCCTGGGCCTGCTGCACTTCTACCGCACCGGCCGCCTGCACGTGCTCGACGAGCTGTGCGTCTTCGCCTTCGGTCAGGAGGCCGACTACTGGGGCCTGGGCGAGAGCGCGCTGGCCGCCTGCTGTCGCGCGCGCTACCTGGAGCGGCGCGTGGCGCGGCCGCGCGACTGGGACGAGGACAGCGACACGCCGAGCAGCGTGGACCCGTGCCCCGACGAGATCTCCGACGTGCAGCGCGAGCTGGCGCGCTACGGGGCCGCGCGCTGCGGCCGCCTGCGCCGCCGCCTGTGGCTCACCATGGAGAACCCCGGctactccctgcccagcaagctCTTCAGCTGCGTCTCCATCGGCGTGGTGCTGGCCTCCATCGCCGCCATGTGCATCCACAGCCTGCCCGAGTACCAGGCCCGCGAGGCGGCGGCCGCCGTGGCCGCGGTGGCCGCGGGTCAGGGCCCGGATGGCGTGCGCGACGACCCGGTGCTGCGGCACCTCGAGTACTTCTGCATCGCCTGGTTCAGCTTCGAGGTGTCGTCGCGGCTGCTGCTGGCGCCCAGCACGCGCAACTTCTTCTGCCACCCGCTCAACCTCATTGACATCGTGTCGGTGCTGCCCTTCTATCTCACGCTGCTGGCCGGCGTGGCACTCGGCAACCAGCGCGGCGCGAGCGGCGAGGACCTCGGTGACCTGGGCAAGGTGGTGCAGGTGTTCCGCCTCATGCGCATCTTCCGCGTGCTCAAGCTGGCGCGCCACTCCACCGGGCTGCGCTCGCTGGGCGCCACGCTCAAG CACAGTTACCGCGAGGTGGGCATCTTACTGCTGTATCTGGCCGTGGGGGTGTCCGTGTTCTCCGGTGTAGCCTACACAGCTGAGAAGGAGGAGGACGTGGGCTTCGACACCATCCCCGCCTGCTGGTGGTGGGGCACGGTGAGCATGACCACCGTGGGCTACGGGGACGTGGTTCCTGTGACAGTGGCTGGCAAGCTGGCAGCCTCAGGCTGCATCCTGGGGGGCATCCTGGTGGTGGCGCTccccatcaccatcatcttcaaCAAGTTCTCTCACTTCTACCGCCGCCAGAAGGCTCTGGAGGCCGCCGTGCGCAACAGCGACCCCCGGGAGTTTGAGGACTTGCAGAGCAGTGTCGACGGGGTGTCCGAGGTGTCTCTGGAGACGTCCCGTGAGACCTCCCAGGAGGGAAGGTCTACAGACCTAGAGGCCCAGGCCCCCCGTGGGCCAACAGACTCTCAGGTTTGCTAG